A stretch of Brassica napus cultivar Da-Ae chromosome C6, Da-Ae, whole genome shotgun sequence DNA encodes these proteins:
- the LOC106452453 gene encoding 60S ribosomal protein L12-2-like: protein MPPKLDPSQIVDVYVRVTGGEVGAASSLAPKIGPLGLAPKKIGEDIAKETAKEWKGLRVTVKLTVQNRQAKVTVVPSAAALVIKALKEPERDRKKVKNIKHNGNISFDDVIEIARIMRPRSIAKELSGTVREILGTCVSVGCTVDGKDPKDLQQEIQEGEIDIPEN from the coding sequence ATGCCGCCTAAGTTGGACCCAAGCCAGATCGTCGACGTCTACGTCCGTGTAACCGGAGGAGAAGTCGGAGCCGCCAGTTCCCTCGCTCCCAAGATCGGTCCCCTCGGTCTCGCCCCCAAGAAGATCGGAGAAGACATCGCCAAAGAGACCGCCAAGGAGTGGAAAGGGCTCCGCGTCACCGTCAAGCTAACGGTTCAGAATCGTCAGGCTAAGGTCACGGTGGTTCCATCTGCTGCGGCGCTTGTCATCAAGGCCTTGAAGGAGCCGGAGAGGGACCGCAAGAAGGTGAAGAACATCAAGCACAATGGTAACATTTCGTTTGATGATGTGATTGAGATTGCTAGGATCATGAGGCCTAGATCTATTGCCAAGGAGCTTAGTGGGACTGTGAGGGAGATTCTTGGGACCTGTGTCTCTGTTGGGTGCACTGTTGATGGGAAGGACCCCAAGGATCTTCAGCAGGAGATTCAAGAGGGTGAGATTGATATTCCTGAGAACTAA
- the BNAC06G14620D gene encoding uncharacterized protein BNAC06G14620D, which yields MTTILSAFSKLRGCVNQIENKNPSGASEQDILNQAKMLLMQDVKYSRGFKFDHVWPILKGIENFANNNTNASRTFQEGGRNVTSSPSFSIDLESSPSPGMNSFDLNMNSEETTSSLSPRPMGMKKTKKKLQSEEQFKQMMEQNDKLIKAITKGTSERNEIQRQKVKVAKMNEENKILFTDLSSITDPACRMYIENERKRILKKRTQTNQPEEHGEDSQYQNHGSQYQESQVQGEQVTSEDQISPNDLEVSTPYSNYFNGMNNNFPNY from the exons ATGACAACAATTCTGTCTGCTTTCTCCAAGCTAAGGGGATGTGTTAATCAAATTGAAAATAAGAATCCAAGCGGTGCTTCAGAACAAGACATT TTGAACCAAGCAAAGATGTTGCTCATGCAAGATGTCAAATACAGTAGAGGATTCAAATTCGACCATGTATGGCCCATCCTTAAAGGCATAGAAAATTTTGCAAATAACAACACCAATGCATCAAGAACATTCCAAGAAGGAGGTCGTAATGTtacatcatctccatcattttcAATTGATCTTGAGTCATCTCCATCTCCTGGTATGAATTCATTTGATTTAAATATGAATTCCGAAGAAACCACTTCTAGTTTATCTCCAAGACCGATGGGtatgaaaaaaactaagaaaaaacTACAATCTGAGGAGCAATTTAAACAAATGATGGAGCAAAATGATAAGCTTATTAAAGCTATTACTAAAGGCACATCTGAAAGAAATGAAATTCAGAGACAAAAGGTCAAGGTAGCAAAAATGAATGAagagaataaaatattattcacaGATCTAAGCTCTATAACTGATCCAGCTTGTCGTATGTATATTGAAAACGAGAGAAAAAGAATTTTGAAGAAAAGAACACAAACAAACCAACCTGAAGAACATGGAGAAGACTCTCAATACCAAAATCATGGATCTCAATATCAAGAATCTCAAGTTCAAGGAGAACAAGTTACCAGTGAAGATCAAATATCACCAAATGATTTAGAAGTTTCTACTCCatattctaattattttaaTGGGATGAATAATAATTTCCCTAATTATTAG
- the LOC106345462 gene encoding cytokinin riboside 5'-monophosphate phosphoribohydrolase LOG4 has protein sequence MEVNTETMQKSKFGRICVFCGSSQGKKSSYQDAAVDLGNELVSRNIDLVYGGGSIGLMGLVSQAVHDGGRHVIGVIPKTLMPRELTGETVGEVRAVADMHQRKAEMARHSDAFIALPGGYGTLEELLEVITWAQLGIHDKPVGLLNVDGYYNSLLSFIDKAVEEGFISPNARQIIISAPTAKELVKKLEEYSPCHESVASKLCWEIERIGYSSED, from the exons ATGGAAGTGAACACTGAAACCATGCAAAAGTCGAAGTTTGGAAGAATCTGTGTGTTCTGTGGAAGCAGCCAAGGCAAGAAGAGTAGTTACCAAGATGCTGCTGTGGATTTAGGCAACGAATTG GTTTCAAGGAACATTGATCTAGTGTATGGAGGTGGAAGCATAGGTTTGATGGGTTTGGTTTCACAAGCTGTTCATGACGGTGGCCGTCATGTTATTGG AGTTATTCCCAAGACACTCATGCCTAGAGAG TTGACCGGTGAAACAGTAGGAGAAGTAAGAGCAGTTGCAGATATGCATCAAAGAAAAGCAGAGATGGCTAGACACTCTGATGCTTTTATTGCCTTACCAG GTGGGTATGGAACACTTGAAGAACTGTTGGAGGTCATAACATGGGCCCAACTTGGGATACATGACAAACCG GTGGGTTTGCTTAATGTTGATGGATACTACAACTCTCTGCTCTCTTTCATTGATAAAGCTGTTGAGGAAGGATTCATCAGTCCCAATGCACGCCAGATCATAATCTCTGCACCCACTGCTAAGGAGCTTGTAAAGAAGCTTGAG GAGTATTCACCTTGCCATGAAAGTGTTGCATCTAAGCTTTGCTGGGAGATTGAGCGGATTGGCTACTCCTCTGAAGACTGA